The Castanea sativa cultivar Marrone di Chiusa Pesio chromosome 11, ASM4071231v1 genome contains a region encoding:
- the LOC142615857 gene encoding glycosyltransferase BC10-like has translation MYSSTPFVLTFALFLTVPLLFLFAPQFLPPKQVPLSPPNNELADLSLFSKATVASTSTQRSVHSRLGTHTNPKPKIAFLFLTNSDLTFSPLWEKFFNQNKNKHLFNIYIHADPSATITPPTGVFENKFIPEAKKTSRASPSLISAARRLIAKALLDDPLNLYFTLVSQHCIPIHSFDYVYNFLFHNTLNRNKKTKQPFSIFPNYQSFIEIISDDPNLLDRYNARGESVMLPEVPFERFRVGSQFFTLNRKHALMVIKDKKYWNKFKLPCLNLDSCYPEEHYFPTLLSMEDPEGCTHYTLTNVNWTDSVDGHPHLYTPEEVSKELVYKLRESNSSYSHLFARKFAPECLKPLMEIADDVIFRD, from the coding sequence aTGTACTCATCAACCCCATTTGTTCTCACCTTTGCTCTCTTCCTCACAGTCCCTCTCCTCTTCCTATTCGCCCCTCAGTTCCTCCCACCCAAACAAGTCCCACTCTCTCCCCCAAACAACGAACTCGCAGACCTTTCCCTTTTCAGCAAAGCCACAGTCGCTTCCACTTCCACACAGCGCTCAGTCCACTCTCGCTTGGGCACTCACaccaacccaaaacccaaaatcgcTTTCCTTTTCCTCACCAACTCCGATCTCACTTTCTCCCCCTTGTGGGAAAAGtttttcaaccaaaacaaaaacaaacacctCTTCAACATCTACATCCACGCCGACCCTTCCGCCACAATAACTCCCCCCACAGGCGTTTTCGAAAACAAGTTCATCCCGGAGGCCAAGAAAACCTCACGCGCGTCGCCCTCACTCATCTCCGCCGCGCGTAGGCTCATCGCCAAGGCCCTCCTCGACGACCCTTTGAACCTTTACTTCACACTCGTCTCCCAACATTGTATCCCAATCCACTCCTTCGACTACGTCTACAACTTCCTCTTCCACAACACCCTTAACCGAAACAAAAAGACCAAACAGCCATTCTCGATTTTCCCGAACTACCAAAGCTTCATCGAGATAATCTCGGACGACCCGAACTTGCTCGACAGGTACAACGCGCGCGGCGAGAGCGTCATGCTCCCCGAAGTCCCGTTCGAGCGATTCAGGGTTGGATCTCAGTTTTTCACGCTGAATCGAAAGCACGCTTTAATGGTCATCAAAGACAAGAAGTATTGGAACAAGTTCAAGCTTCCGTGCTTGAATCTCGACTCGTGTTACCCTGAAGAACACTACTTTCCTACCCTTTTGTCTATGGAGGATCCCGAAGGGTGTACCCATTACACGCTCACGAATGTGAATTGGACTGACAGTGTTGATGGGCACCCGCACTTGTACACGCCCGAGGAAGTGTCGAAGGAACTTGTGTACAAGTTGAGGGAATCGAATTCGAGTTACTCTCACCTTTTTGCTAGGAAGTTCGCCCCTGAATGCCTGAAGCCATTGATGGAGATCGCCGATGATGTTATTTTCCGAGACTGA